AGCCCTGGAGTCCGACGGCGAGGGTGCGGGTGGTGTCGTTGGTGAGGACGGAGGCGAACAGCACCTCGCCCCAGGCGGTCATGAAGGAGTAGACGGCGACCGCGATGATGCCGGGCATGGCGGCGGGGACGACGATCCTCAGCAGGGTGCGGACCGGGCCGCAGCCGTCCACCGCGGCCGCCTCGTCCAGTTCGCGGGGGATGGAGTCGAGGTAGCCGACCAGCATCCAGATCGAGAACGGCAGCGAGAAGGTGAGGTAGGTGAGGATCAGGCCGCCGCGGCTGCCGTAGAGGGCGACGCCGGTGGTGTTGCCGATGTTGACGAAGAGCAGGAACAGCGGCAGCAGGAAGAGGATGCCGGGGAACATCTGGGTGGAGAGCACGGTGACGGTGAAGATCCGGCGGCCGCGGAAGCGGAAGCGGCTGACCGCATAGCCGGCGAGGATCGCGATGGCCACCGAGCAGATCGTCGAACCGACGGCCACGATCAGCGAGTTGACCACGTACCGGCCGAGCGGGATGGTCCGCCAGATGTCCACGTACGGCCGCAGGGTCACCTCGCTGGGGATCCAGCGGAACGGTCCCTGGACGTCCTGCAGCGGCTTGAGCGAGGAGCTGAGCATCACCAGCACCGGGGTGAGGGTGAAGGCCGTCAGCAGGACGAGGAACGCCCGCCGGAACCACCGGAAGGACGCGGGCGGGTCAATCATCGGCACCCCTGGAGCGCGAGGTGAGGAACAGGTAGGCGGAGGTCACCAGGAGCAGGAAGAACAGCAGCAGCACGGACATCGCCGAGCCGGCGCCGAAGTTCCAGGTGACGAAGGAGGACTGGTAGATGTGCACCGAGATCAGGTCGGCCGCCTCGGGGGCCGCCTTGCCGAACAGGATGAACGGGGTGTTGAAGTCGTTGAAGGTCCACAGGAACAGGACCAGGACGAGCACCAGGTTCACCGGGCGCAGCGAGGGCAGGGTGATCCGGCGGATCTGCTGCCAGACGCCGGCGCCGTCCAGGGCGGCGGCCTCGTAGAGCTCGCGGGGGATGTTCTGCAGGCCGGCGGTCAGGGTGAGGAAGGCGAACGGCCAGGAGCGCCAGACCGAGACGGTGGTCAGGGCGGTGAAGCTGTTGTCGCCGATCAGCCAGAACGGCTTGTCGCCGGTGAGGTGGAGCTGGTCGTGCAGCAGGTGGTTCACCAGGCCGGTGTCGCGCTGGAACATGAACGACCAGGTGATCACCGCGGCGTACGCGGGCAGGGCGTAGGGCAGCAGGAAGGCGGCGCGGAGCAGGCCGCGGCCGCGGAACGCGTCCTGGGTGTGGATCGCGGCCACCGTGCCGATCAGCCAGGAGAGGCCGACCGAGAGCACGGTGAAGGCGCAGGTCACCCAGAACGAGTTGAGCAGCGACCTGCCGATGGGCGCGTCGAAGTCCACCGCCACGCGGTAGTTGGCGAGCCCGGTCCAGGGGGCCTCGGACCAGTTCCGGATGAAGAACTGGGTGAGCTGCTTGAAGCTCACCCAGACGCCGGTGAGCATCGGGATCAGGTGGATCAGCAGTTCCAGCGCGAGCGCCGGGAGGAGGAGCAGGTACGGCAGGCCGGCGCGGCCGGGCCGCCAGGAGCGGATGCGGTCGAGGATCACGTCAGCTCGCCGGCATCTGCTGCTGGGCCTTGGTGAGTTCGGCCTTGACGGTGTCCTCGGTGACCGGCTTGCCGGCGGCGGCCGCGGCGAGCAGGTTCTTCACGGCGGTGCCGACCAGGGTCTCGAACTGGCTCTCGTCGGCGATCCGGGGCAGCGGCTGGGCGCTGGAGCCGAGCACCTTGGCGAGGGTCTGCAGCTCGGGGGTGGCGAAGGCGGGGTCGGCCTGGGCCTCCTTGACCGGCGGGATGGAGCCGTAGGTCCGGTTGAGGACGGTCTGCTCCTCGGTGCTGGTCATGAACTTCACGAACTGGAGGGCGCCGTCCGGGTTCCTGCTGTTCCTGAAGACCGCGAGGTTGATGCCGGCGACCATGGAGGTGGTCAGCGCGGAGCCGCTCGCGCCGGCCGGGACGGGGACGGGGGCGACGCCGTAGTCGTCCGGGTTCATGCCGTGGGACTTGAGGTTGGCGCCGGCGGCCTGCCACATCAGCATGGCGGCCTTGCCGGTGGCGAAGTCGGTGACGGACTGGTTGTTGGCGTACTCGGCGTTGCCGGGGGCGGCCACCTTGTGCGTGGCGATCAGGTCGACGTACTGCTTGACGGCGGCGACGGCCTGCGGGCTGTCGAACCGCGGCTTGCCGGAGGCGTCGAAGAAGTCGGTGCCGTGCTGCTTGGCCAGGGTGAAGACGTGGTGGACGTTCTCGGAGACGTTGCCGCCCTCGACGGCGAGGCCGAAGTGGCCGTCCTTGGTGAGCTTCCTGCCGTCGGCGACCAGCTCGTCCCAGGTGGCCGGGGGCTGCTCGATGCCGGCGTCCTTGAACATCTTCTTGTTGTAGTAGAGGCCGTACGCCATGGAGTAGAGCGGGACGGCGGCCGGGTCCTTGCCGGCGGCGCCGGCGGTGTCGAGGGCGGCGGGCAGGAAGCGGTCCTTGCCGCCGATCTTGGCCAGGGTGGCGGCGTCGAAGGGCAGCAGGGCGCCGGTGGCCTGGAGCGAGGTGGACCAGGTGTTGCCGATGTTCAGCACGTCGGGGCCCTGGCCGGAGGCGGTGGCGGCGAGGATCCGGTTGAGGAGGTCGGACCAGGGGACGACTTCCAGCTTGACCTTGATGCCGGTCTGCTGCTCGAACTTTCTCAGCTCGGGCTCCAGGATCTGCTTGTCCTGTTCCGGGCTGGCGCCCTGGTTGGACGCCCAGTAGGTGAGGGTCCCGGGGTCACCGCCGTCCGCGGAGCCGGCGGTGCCGCCGCCGCAGGCGGTGGCGGTGAGCGTGAGTGCGGCGACGAGCGCGGTGGCGGCGGCGAGGCGGTGGATGCGCATGACCGGGGCCCCTCTCGGGCGGTGGGGTGGGATGGTGGTGAAGTACCGAGCTCAGCAGCTTACTTCAGGCCGTGATTTAACTGTTGAGAAAAGCTGGCGTCAAGACTTCGCGCAGCGATAGATTCGGACCGGAAGGGAGAGAACATGACGGGGCGAGGCAAGCAGACCGTGCGTGACCTGCGGCGGGGCAGCAGATCGACACTGCTGCGCAGGCTGTACTTCGAGGGGCCGCTCAGCCGCCAGGAGCTCGGCACGCTCACCGGCCTGAGCGCCGGATCGATCAGCAACGTCACCGGCGACCTGCTCGCCGACGGCCTGATCGAGGAGTGCGGCTCGGTGGAGTCCGACGGCGGCCGGCCCCGGGTCCTGCTGCGGGTGCCGCCCGGCCGGGCCCACCTGGTCGGCGTGGACGTCGGCGAGACCCAGGTCCGGGTCGCCCTCTTCGACCTCGCCCTCACCGAACTCGCCGCCGGCGACCACCCGCTCTCCGACAAGGGCCACGACGTCGACCACGTCGTCGAGTTGATCCTCACCGGCCTCGCCGAGGTGCTGGAGCGCACCGGCACCGACCCGGCCACCGTGCTCGGCGTCGGCATCGGCGTCCCCGGCATCGTCGAGCAGAACGAGTCCGCCGCCGGAGCCGACGGCGACGCCGCGGACATCGTCGTCCACAGCCAGACCGTCGGCTGGGACGCCGTCCCGCTCGGCCGCCTGCTCCGCGCCGGCACCGACCTGCCCCTGCACGTGGACAACGGCGCCAAGACCCTCGGCCAGGCCGAGATGTGGTTCGGCGCCGGCCAGGGCGTCCGGCACGCCGTGATCGCCCTCTTCGGCTCCGGCGTCGGCGCCTGCGTGATCGCCGACGGCGCCCGGTTCCGCGGCGCCACCAGCAGCGCCGGCGAGTGGGGGCACACCAAGGTCCACGTCGGCGGGCGGCGCTGCCGCTGCGGGTCGCGGGGCTGCCTGGAGGCGTACGTCGGCGCGGAGGCACTGGTCGAGCGGTGGGGCGAGGCCGCCCCCGACGCCGGGGAGAAGGCCGGGCTGGCCGCGCTGCTCGCCGCCGCGGAGGCCGGGGAGCCGGCCGCGAGCGGACTGCTGGACGAGGCCGCCGAGTACCTGGGCGCCGCCATCGCCGACCTGATCAACCTGTTCAACCCGGAGCGGATCGTGATCGGCGGCTGGGCCGGGCTGCTGCTCGGACCACGACTCCTCCCGGCCGTCCGGGACGCCGCCACCGAGTACGCGCTCCGCTTCCCGCGGGCGCAGACCTCCATCGAACTCGGCCGCCTCGGCCCCGACGCCGTCACCGTCGGCGCGGCCACCCTCCCCCTCACCCGCTTCCTCGACACCGGCGGCGAACTCCTGAACCGCTAGCGCATGGCGCGACCCTCCGGGACCACCCCGACCGGGGCGCGGGGCACTGCGCGCAGGAACGCGCGCAACCGGCTCCCGTGCCCCGATCGAGCCCCGGGCCGGCTTCCGCACTCGCGCAGCTCCCCGCGGCCGTGGGGGTACTCGTTTGCAGCGTCTACGAGTTCACGGCTTGAATAAAGTCGTGATGGAGGGTTGACAGCCGCGTTCGCAGGGCCCGAGACTCCCGGACTGGGAGCTCTCGGCGAGCCCGGCCGAACCGACCGGCGATGCCCTGGTGCGGTCTCCTCCGGCGCCCCTGCGCCGCGCCGGCCGGCCCCACCCCCGCCGCCGGTCCTCCATGCCGTCGCGCCGCCACCCGCGCCCCCACGCCCCCCACCCACCCCACCGCAGGAGAAGCCCGTGAGGCTCACTTCAGCACGCCCCCGCAGGATCCCGGCCGCTCTGCTCGGCCTGGCCCTGCTCTCGGGCGCCGTCCTGGCGCTCCCGGACTCCGCCGCCCACGCCGCGGACACCCTGATCTCGCAGGGCCGTTCGGTCACCGCCTCGTCCACCGAGAACGCGGCCACCCAGGCCGCGGCCGCCGTGGACGGCGACACCGGCACCCGCTGGGCGTCGGCGTTCAGCGACCAGCAGTGGCTCCAGGTCGACCTGGGCGCCACCGCCACCATCAGCAGAGTGGTGCTCAACTGGGAGGCGGCGTACGGGAAGTCGTACCAGATCCAGGTCTCCCAGGACGGCGCGAACTGGACCACCGTCCACAGCACCACCACCGGCACCGGCGGCACCGAGACCCTGAACGTCACCGGCACCGGCCGCTACGTCCGGATGAACGGCATCACCCGCGGCACCGCGTACGGCTACTCGCTCTGGGAGTTCCAGGTCTTCGGGTCGTTCGGGGGCTCCACCCCGCAGTGCGGCACCGAGGACGCCGCCCGTGGCCACCAGGCCACCGCCTCCTCCACCGAGAACGCCGGAACCCCCGCCTCGGCCGCCGTGGACGGCAACGCCGGCACCCGCTGGGCGTCGGCGTTCAGCGACCAGCAGTGGCTCCAGGTCGACCTCGGCGGCTCGCAGCAGATCTGCCAGGTGGTGCTCAACTGGGAGGCGGCGTACGGGAGGTCGTACCGGATCCAGGTCTCCCAGGACGGCGCGAACTGGACCACCGTCCACAGCACCACCACCGGCACCGGCGGCACCGAGACCCTGAACGTCACCGGCACCGGCCGCTACGTCCGGATGAACGGCACCGCCCGCGGCACGGCGTACGGCTACTCGCTCTGGGACTTCCAGGTCCGCACCGGCGGCGTCCCGCCGATCACCGGCGGTGGGGACCTCGGGCCGAACGTGCTGGTCTTCGATCCGTCCACGCCGGGCATCCAGGCCAAGGTGGACGAGGTCTTCCGCAAGCAGGAGGCCAACCAGTTCGGCAGCGACCGGTACGCGCTGCTGTTCAAGCCCGGCACCTACAGCGGCATCAACGCCCAGATCGGCTTCTACACCTCCATCGCCGGCCTCGGTCTCAACCCCGACGACACCACCTTCAACGGCGACGTCACCGTGGACGCAGGCTGGTTC
The window above is part of the Kitasatospora sp. HUAS MG31 genome. Proteins encoded here:
- a CDS encoding carbohydrate ABC transporter permease, whose protein sequence is MIDPPASFRWFRRAFLVLLTAFTLTPVLVMLSSSLKPLQDVQGPFRWIPSEVTLRPYVDIWRTIPLGRYVVNSLIVAVGSTICSVAIAILAGYAVSRFRFRGRRIFTVTVLSTQMFPGILFLLPLFLLFVNIGNTTGVALYGSRGGLILTYLTFSLPFSIWMLVGYLDSIPRELDEAAAVDGCGPVRTLLRIVVPAAMPGIIAVAVYSFMTAWGEVLFASVLTNDTTRTLAVGLQGYATQTDVYWNQVMAASLVVSVPVVAGFLLLQRFLVAGLTAGAVK
- a CDS encoding carbohydrate ABC transporter permease, whose translation is MILDRIRSWRPGRAGLPYLLLLPALALELLIHLIPMLTGVWVSFKQLTQFFIRNWSEAPWTGLANYRVAVDFDAPIGRSLLNSFWVTCAFTVLSVGLSWLIGTVAAIHTQDAFRGRGLLRAAFLLPYALPAYAAVITWSFMFQRDTGLVNHLLHDQLHLTGDKPFWLIGDNSFTALTTVSVWRSWPFAFLTLTAGLQNIPRELYEAAALDGAGVWQQIRRITLPSLRPVNLVLVLVLFLWTFNDFNTPFILFGKAAPEAADLISVHIYQSSFVTWNFGAGSAMSVLLLFFLLLVTSAYLFLTSRSRGADD
- a CDS encoding ABC transporter substrate-binding protein, whose product is MRIHRLAAATALVAALTLTATACGGGTAGSADGGDPGTLTYWASNQGASPEQDKQILEPELRKFEQQTGIKVKLEVVPWSDLLNRILAATASGQGPDVLNIGNTWSTSLQATGALLPFDAATLAKIGGKDRFLPAALDTAGAAGKDPAAVPLYSMAYGLYYNKKMFKDAGIEQPPATWDELVADGRKLTKDGHFGLAVEGGNVSENVHHVFTLAKQHGTDFFDASGKPRFDSPQAVAAVKQYVDLIATHKVAAPGNAEYANNQSVTDFATGKAAMLMWQAAGANLKSHGMNPDDYGVAPVPVPAGASGSALTTSMVAGINLAVFRNSRNPDGALQFVKFMTSTEEQTVLNRTYGSIPPVKEAQADPAFATPELQTLAKVLGSSAQPLPRIADESQFETLVGTAVKNLLAAAAAGKPVTEDTVKAELTKAQQQMPAS
- a CDS encoding ROK family transcriptional regulator encodes the protein MTGRGKQTVRDLRRGSRSTLLRRLYFEGPLSRQELGTLTGLSAGSISNVTGDLLADGLIEECGSVESDGGRPRVLLRVPPGRAHLVGVDVGETQVRVALFDLALTELAAGDHPLSDKGHDVDHVVELILTGLAEVLERTGTDPATVLGVGIGVPGIVEQNESAAGADGDAADIVVHSQTVGWDAVPLGRLLRAGTDLPLHVDNGAKTLGQAEMWFGAGQGVRHAVIALFGSGVGACVIADGARFRGATSSAGEWGHTKVHVGGRRCRCGSRGCLEAYVGAEALVERWGEAAPDAGEKAGLAALLAAAEAGEPAASGLLDEAAEYLGAAIADLINLFNPERIVIGGWAGLLLGPRLLPAVRDAATEYALRFPRAQTSIELGRLGPDAVTVGAATLPLTRFLDTGGELLNR